The DNA sequence TGGCGAGGTCGTTGAAGTCGATGAAAAGAGGTATTACTCGCCGTTCTCGGCTCCTGAATTCAAGGTGGTGCGCCTGCCTGTGCTGTGCGGGGTTCTTGCGGCTGTCGCGTATGGCTTTTTCAGTTCGGACTGGATTGTTCTTGCCGGGCCATTTGGCGCCTATGTCAGTTGCCTGCTTGTTAGCTTACAGCCTTTTGTTCGTTTTGCTTTTTCCAGAAAACGTCAGGGAGGTCGCAAATGAGTACGTTTGCCAATGCCGTCGCTTGCCTCCTCTGCCTTATTTTTGCGGCATTCCTTTGGAAAATGAAGGGTATGCTGCGTGTCACGCTTGTGATGTTCTTCGTTGTCATGATAAGCTGTCTTTATACGGCGTTTGCCGGGGACCTTGCGGTTCCGACGATGGAAAATTATCCGTTCCGCATGGTGGCGCTCACGTTCTGCGTCTTTACGACGGGGCTTAGGGAAAATCGCAGACGTTTTATGGTCTTGGCGCAGACTTTCTGGCTCTGGGTCGAGCTTGTCGGGAATGTGTCGCTTTCTCAAGCGGGGTTAGAGGCTCCGTGGATTCGTCTGGCCGCTATTGCCGGAATCGCGCTTGGGTGTAGCTTTATGGCCCGAATTTCTAGGGAAATCGAGTTCGGGCTCATTGTCCTTTGGATGGCTGTCTGGATGTTCTTCTAGGAAATATGATTGTAAGTGACTTTGTTTGAAAGTCTCTTCTCGAATTCTTCCTTAGATAACGGCTTGTCGAAAATGAACCCTTGGATTATGGGGCATTTTGCGTTTTGCAAAAAGTCAAGCTGCTTGGTGTTTTCAACGCCTTCTGCGACTACTTCAAGATTCAGCTCGTTAATCATATTGACCATGTTTTTGATGACGACTTCATCATGGTGCGATTCGTCACCGATATGGTCGAGGAGCGATTTGTCGAGCTTGATGACATTGACATTCAGGTCCTTTATGGCCGTGAATGTCGAATAGCCTGTACCAAAGTCGTCTATGGAAACGGAAATCCCGTTCTGGCGTAAATCGTCCACAAATTTTTGCATGGCGACCTTGTCTTCGTAATTCGATGATTCGGTAATCTCGATTTCGATGTACCTGCTGTCAATCCTATATTCCTTCATGATTTTCAGAATGTTTTCAGTCAGGTGCGTATTGGCTAGATGGAGCCTCGAAAAGTTGGAGGATACGCGGACCGGTTCAAAGCCTGCATCAATCCAGGAACGAATGTCTTCGCAAACCTTGCGGAATACGTAAAAGTCGAGCTGGCAGATGGACGCTTCTTTTTCAAGAATGGGTAAAAATTCGCTTGGAGGGATTATTTTCCCATTGCGGTTCCAGCGTACAAGGGCTTCGCATCCGCAGAGCTTTTGGTCGTTTACGGAAACTTTTGGCTGATAGTAAACGATAAATTCCTTACGTTCGAGCGCGTCATGGAAAAGCGATGAAATTTCCTTTTCGTGGTAGACTTCATCGAGCATTCTCTTAGCAAAGTAAACGACATCGTTTCCAGGATGAACTCTGGATTCGTTCAGGGCGACTGAGCTGCAGTGCATGATTTCGTTCATGGAATCGCCCTGCTGGATGTCATAGACGCCGATGCGGCTTTGGATGTTGAGCTGGATTGCCGGGGCCTGAGGCATCGGGACATTCACTTTCATCGAAGAAAGTGCTTTAATGAACATGTCCCTGTTTTCTTTTCTGACGAGGACGAAAAAGTTGTCTCCACCCAGTCTTGCGATTATTTCATCGTCGTGGCACATGGCCATGACGGTATGCGTAAAAATGGTTATCCCCTTGTCGCCAACAGCTGGGGATTTGGATTGGTTGATGTATTTGTAGTTCTTGAGGTTAACGAATAGCCCGCTAAAGTTTTGCAGCTTGTTTTTCGCCTTGAGTTCAATACTGTGGTGTATCAGTTTCGCGGTATTGGGGGCGCCCGTCATCGTATCGGTCTGGCTTGCGTAATGGACCGCGCTCATGAGCCTGGAACGACCAAGAATGATGAACATGTCGTCGCAAATGAGCTTTACCGCCTGGAGTTCGGGAGGTGTAAACTTGTGGCTTTTTTTAGCCTTGATTTCGATGGTGACTATGCCGTTTTCACCCGTTCTGTATGTCTGGATGAGTGGCATAGACTCGTAACCATTGGAGTCTTCGTAAATCGTTTTTTCGTCGTTCAGGCCGTCTTTGGCTATGATAGAACTTGGGGCAATAAGTTTGAGCTTGATATAACCTATGTTTAGAATATTGCATATTGGGGGTATAGCAGCACCAATGCGCTTGCTCATTGCCAACATATCAGGTACATTGTCTAAAATTGCATCCCTAAAATCTTTATAAATACTATTGAAAATGACGTAATCCATTTTCACCCCTTAAAAGTCCACATATTATACACCAAAAACGTGTTCTAAAACTAAATAAAAATATTTCAGAAAGGTAAAGAAAAATTAATAAATCTTCCTGTTTTTATTCCGCTTTAGAACAATGATATGGCTAGTGGATTGGTGGGAAGAATATGTAGGCGATAATGATGGCGGCAATGACTCCGACGGCATCTGCAATGAGGGCGCAGGTGACGGCGTGGCGTGTCTTTTTGACGCCTACGGAACCGAAATACACGGCGATAATGTAAAATGTCGTGTCGGCTGCACCCTGGAACATGCAACTGAGGCGGCCTGCAAAGCTATCCGGGCCAAGGTTCTTCATGGCGTCGATCATCATGCCGCGGGCGCCACTACCGCTAAGTGGCTTCATGAGGGCAGTGGGGAGGGCGGGTACAACGTCGTTTCCGACGCCGATAAGTCCGAGCAATGATGAAATGCCGTTCATGACGAGATCCATCGCGCCGCTTGCGCGGAACACGGCGACACCCACGAGAATCGCGACAAGGTTCGGGATGATCATGACGGCGGTGTTAAAACCTTCCTTGGCGCCTTCGACGAATGCTTCGTATGCCTGGACTTTCTTATAGCAGGCGAGTCCGAGGAATGCGACGATGACTCCGAATAGCACAAGACCGCTAATGAAAAGGCTCGTGGTGCCGAGCGCTTCGGCAGTGAGATGGCTAAAGTAGAACATCACGGCGATAACGCAGGCGCTGATGCCGCCAAGCCACATCACGGTTACAGGGTCCTTGAGTTTTATTTTCTGGAAAAAGCTAAGTGCGAAAATGCCTGCGATGGTGCTGAAGAACGTCGAGAGGAGGAGCGGGAGGAACACGTCACTTGGGTTTGCGGCGCCGAGCTGTGCGCGGTACGTCATAATGCTCACCGGGATAAGTGTAAGTCCGCTCGCGTTCAAGACGAGGAACATGATTTGCGAATCGCTTGCGACGGTCTTGTCATCGTTTGGGTTCAGGTCCTGGAGCTGCTTCATGGCCTTGAGGCCCATCGGGGTAGCCGCATTGTCAAGGCCGAGCATGTTTGCACTGATGTTCATGAGCATCGTGCCCACGACCGGGTGCCCCTTCGGGATTTCGGGGAAGAGCCTCGAAAAAAGCGGTTGCACGATTTTTGCCAAAATCTGGACGGCGCCTGCCTTTTCTCCGATTTTCAGGATGCCGAGCCACAGGCTCAAAATGCCCGTGAGGCCGAGTGCGATTTCGAATGCTGTTTTGGACATGTCAAAAGCGCCGAGAATTGCCTTGTTGAAAATGCCGGTATCGCCGAAAGCAAGCCACTGGACGATGCATGCGATAAATGCACCGAAGAAAAACACGAGCCAAATTACATTTAAAACCATGGCTCAAATGTAAGAAAAAAATAGCGATACGGCTGTGGGCTATGGGTACGGACCTACGGTCCTATGGGGTATGGGCTTGTGAAATTGAAAATGCTCAAAGCGAAGCGTGCCGAGAGGGCGACGCCCGACCTCATACCTCATTCCCTATATCGTCATTGTCGCAATTTCCTCGCCATCTTCTAGCGTGTGGATGCTGAATTTGGCGTGGCCGGACTCGCCATCATTGGCGGGTGTGCTTTCGTACAGCCCGAACGTGGGCGGGTTCCCGCCTTTCGGGAGGCTCGTCGAGCCGGGATTCACGAGAAGTACATCGCGGAAGTTCTTTTCGAGCTTCCAGATGTGCGTATGGCCGTACAGATACACATCAATTTGCGGCTTTTTTTGTTCAATGTTGTTTTTTTCAGGTGTAAATCCCGTAGATTCTATGGTTTCGAGAGCGGTTCGTGGAAAACATTCCGGCATAAAGATG is a window from the Fibrobacter sp. UWB4 genome containing:
- a CDS encoding bifunctional diguanylate cyclase/phosphodiesterase; the encoded protein is MDYVIFNSIYKDFRDAILDNVPDMLAMSKRIGAAIPPICNILNIGYIKLKLIAPSSIIAKDGLNDEKTIYEDSNGYESMPLIQTYRTGENGIVTIEIKAKKSHKFTPPELQAVKLICDDMFIILGRSRLMSAVHYASQTDTMTGAPNTAKLIHHSIELKAKNKLQNFSGLFVNLKNYKYINQSKSPAVGDKGITIFTHTVMAMCHDDEIIARLGGDNFFVLVRKENRDMFIKALSSMKVNVPMPQAPAIQLNIQSRIGVYDIQQGDSMNEIMHCSSVALNESRVHPGNDVVYFAKRMLDEVYHEKEISSLFHDALERKEFIVYYQPKVSVNDQKLCGCEALVRWNRNGKIIPPSEFLPILEKEASICQLDFYVFRKVCEDIRSWIDAGFEPVRVSSNFSRLHLANTHLTENILKIMKEYRIDSRYIEIEITESSNYEDKVAMQKFVDDLRQNGISVSIDDFGTGYSTFTAIKDLNVNVIKLDKSLLDHIGDESHHDEVVIKNMVNMINELNLEVVAEGVENTKQLDFLQNAKCPIIQGFIFDKPLSKEEFEKRLSNKVTYNHIS
- the yfcE gene encoding phosphodiesterase; protein product: MRALILSDIHGSALAARQALSFFEKFNCDKIFLLGDTLYHGPRNPLPTGHGPMGVVEALAPYKERIFAVRGNCDADVDLMMLDMPIENEYKVIEDCGLHLFLSHGHIFMPECFPRTALETIESTGFTPEKNNIEQKKPQIDVYLYGHTHIWKLEKNFRDVLLVNPGSTSLPKGGNPPTFGLYESTPANDGESGHAKFSIHTLEDGEEIATMTI
- a CDS encoding nucleoside recognition domain-containing protein, encoding MVLNVIWLVFFFGAFIACIVQWLAFGDTGIFNKAILGAFDMSKTAFEIALGLTGILSLWLGILKIGEKAGAVQILAKIVQPLFSRLFPEIPKGHPVVGTMLMNISANMLGLDNAATPMGLKAMKQLQDLNPNDDKTVASDSQIMFLVLNASGLTLIPVSIMTYRAQLGAANPSDVFLPLLLSTFFSTIAGIFALSFFQKIKLKDPVTVMWLGGISACVIAVMFYFSHLTAEALGTTSLFISGLVLFGVIVAFLGLACYKKVQAYEAFVEGAKEGFNTAVMIIPNLVAILVGVAVFRASGAMDLVMNGISSLLGLIGVGNDVVPALPTALMKPLSGSGARGMMIDAMKNLGPDSFAGRLSCMFQGAADTTFYIIAVYFGSVGVKKTRHAVTCALIADAVGVIAAIIIAYIFFPPIH